The following are encoded together in the Thunnus thynnus chromosome 15, fThuThy2.1, whole genome shotgun sequence genome:
- the LOC137197775 gene encoding lactose-binding lectin l-2-like, producing the protein MLLFLFLFGLALATESPSGDREVKLQRGDCPMSWYSFNGRCYKYIATRMTWADAEFHCVSESANLVSIHSLSENNFVKSLIKNFDPAVGPTWIGLSDIHKEGRWMWSDGSAVHFVNWDKGQPNNSGNQHCVHNNFGSQLKWNDFQCAETYPFVCISHTVCP; encoded by the coding sequence ATGCTCTTGTTCCTCTTCTTGTTTGGTCTGGCTCTGGCCACTGAGTCTCCTTCAGGTGACCGTGAAGTGAAGCTACAGCGCGGCGACTGTCCCATGTCTTGGTACAGCTTCAATGGCCGCTGCTACAAGTACATTGCCACACGTATGACCTGGGCTGATGCAGAGTTccactgtgtgtcagagagtgCCAACCTGGTGTCTATCCACAGTCTGAGTGAAAACAATTTTGTCAAATCCCTGATCAAGAACTTTGACCCTGCTGTGGGACCCACCTGGATCGGACTCAGTGACATCCATAAAGAAGGAAGATGGATGTGGTCTGATGGATCCGCAGTCCACTTTGTCAATTGGGACAAAGGACAGCCAAACAATTCAGGAAATCAACACTGTGTGCACAATAACTTTGGCAGTCAGCTGAAATGGAATGACTTTCAGTGTGCTGAGACATACCCTTTTGTCTGTATATCTCACACAGTTTGTCCTTAG
- the LOC137197774 gene encoding lactose-binding lectin l-2-like: MLLFLFLFGLGLGAESPSGDHEMKLQRGNCPMFWYSFQGRCYKYVSTHMTWADAELHCVSEKANLVSIHSLEEQNFVTSLIKNFDHTKEPTWIGLSDVHKEDRWMWSDGCAVNFDFWFPGEPNNNNRIEDCVHNNHGTDLKWNDAKCYYTYPSVCASRIVCP, from the coding sequence ATGCTCTTGTTCCTCTTCTTGTTTGGTCTTGGTCTGGGTGCCGAGTCTCCTTCAGGTGACCATGAAATGAAGCTACAGCGTGGGAACTGTCCCATGTTCTGGTACAGCTTCCAGGGCCGCTGCTACAAGTATGTCTCCACACATATGACCTGGGCTGATGCAGAGCTCCACTGTGTGTCAGAGAAGGCCAACCTGGTGTCTATCCACAGTCTGGAAGAACAGAATTTTGTCACATCCCTGATCAAGAACTTTGACCATACTAAGGAACCCACCTGGATTGGACTCAGTGATGTCCACAAAGAAGACAGATGGATGTGGTCTGATGGATGTGCAGTTAACTTTGACTTTTGGTTTCCAGGAGAgccaaacaataataatagaattgAAGACTGTGTTCACAACAACCATGGTACTGATCTGAAATGGAATGATGCCAAATGTTATTACACCTATCCGTCTGTTTGTGCTTCTCGCATAGTCTGTCCTTAG
- the LOC137197776 gene encoding lactose-binding lectin l-2-like, with amino-acid sequence MLLFLFLFGLALATASPSGDREVKLQQGDCPMFWYSFNGRCYKYIATRMTWADAEFHCVSESANLVSIHSLSENNFVKSLIKNFDPAVSPTWIGLSDIHKEGRWMWSDGSAVHFVFWDKDQPNNSGNCVHNNLGSQLKWNDTPCSETFPFVCVSRTVCP; translated from the coding sequence ATGCTCTTGTTCCTTTTCTTGTTTGGTCTGGCTCTGGCCACCGCATCTCCTTCAGGTGACCGTGAAGTGAAGCTACAGCAGGGCGACTGTCCCATGTTCTGGTACAGCTTCAACGGCCGCTGCTACAAGTACATTGCCACACGTATGACCTGGGCTGATGCAGAGTTccactgtgtgtcagagagtgCCAACCTGGTGTCTATCCACAGTCTGAGTGAGAACAATTTTGTCAAATCCCTGATCAAGAACTTTGACCCTGCTGTCTCACCCACCTGGATCGGACTCAGTGACATCCACAAAGAAGGAAGATGGATGTGGTCTGATGGATCTGCAGTCCACTTTGTCTTTTGGGACAAAGACCAGCCAAACAATTCAGGAAACTGTGTGCACAACAACTTGGGCAGTCAGCTGAAATGGAATGACACTCCTTGTTCTGAGACATTCCCTTTTGTCTGTGTATCTCGCACAGTTTGTCCTTAG